One part of the Streptomyces lydicus genome encodes these proteins:
- a CDS encoding protein kinase domain-containing protein codes for MRPLSKRLVVNRRGSTVWDVQTAAGRFAVKLGYRSQTHAWTALAPAREAAVLRQLIGPDGIHCGEWEEGTWSAQPWHEGQSLFTLWEPHRQAGGQAAPNLAEALSCALALADLHDAGWVHGDVQPNHFVIGPTRTTLIDLALAQGGAVPKSFDFSYRGCLVHYEAPEISQSVLETGTAVPTVEADVYALGASFFISATGWRHVSYPDDASREDQRQAIVVQPHRRITVPGSLGKLIEQMMRRNPADRPTSEEVCAELRRAFPG; via the coding sequence GTGCGTCCCTTGAGTAAACGACTGGTCGTCAACAGGCGGGGCTCCACCGTCTGGGACGTACAGACCGCGGCCGGCCGCTTCGCCGTCAAGCTGGGTTATCGCAGCCAGACACACGCATGGACAGCCTTGGCACCCGCACGGGAGGCCGCCGTCCTTCGCCAGCTCATCGGCCCCGACGGTATTCACTGCGGCGAGTGGGAGGAGGGAACGTGGAGCGCTCAACCGTGGCACGAAGGCCAGTCCCTCTTCACCCTGTGGGAGCCCCACCGCCAAGCCGGCGGCCAGGCCGCCCCCAACCTTGCAGAGGCATTGTCCTGCGCCCTGGCACTCGCCGACCTTCACGACGCCGGCTGGGTGCACGGTGACGTCCAGCCCAACCACTTCGTCATCGGGCCCACTCGCACCACCCTCATCGACCTGGCGCTGGCTCAGGGCGGTGCGGTGCCCAAATCATTCGACTTCAGCTATCGAGGTTGCCTGGTCCACTACGAAGCGCCCGAGATCTCTCAGAGCGTCTTGGAGACCGGCACCGCGGTGCCGACTGTCGAGGCTGACGTATACGCCCTGGGCGCGTCGTTCTTCATCTCGGCAACCGGCTGGCGTCACGTGTCCTATCCGGACGACGCCAGCCGAGAGGATCAGCGGCAAGCCATCGTGGTCCAGCCACATAGGCGGATCACCGTACCGGGTTCACTGGGCAAGCTCATTGAACAGATGATGCGCCGCAACCCAGCAGACAGACCCACCAGCGAAGAAGTTTGCGCAGAACTTCGCAGAGCGTTCCCGGGCTGA
- a CDS encoding FadR/GntR family transcriptional regulator has product MPLTSPRRSALADQVIAQLRAQITSGEWPVGHRIPTEPELVEQLGVARNTVREAVRALAHNGLLDIRQGSGTYVVATSELAGVMNRRFAAAEPGHVAELRSALEASAARLAARRRTEQDLRQLDALLERREAAWRSGAAESFVEADATLHMAIVAASHNEVLAEIYADLGGVLRDFLRADVGEELRPEAHMDHSRLVEAIRAGDGDRAAAEAGAHPFGCRPGLAEPV; this is encoded by the coding sequence ATGCCTCTGACCTCGCCCCGCCGTTCCGCGCTGGCCGACCAGGTGATCGCGCAGCTGCGCGCCCAGATCACCTCCGGTGAGTGGCCGGTGGGACACCGCATCCCCACCGAGCCGGAGCTCGTCGAGCAGCTCGGGGTGGCCCGCAACACCGTCCGCGAGGCGGTCCGGGCCCTGGCCCACAACGGGCTGCTGGACATCCGGCAGGGCTCGGGGACGTACGTGGTGGCGACCAGCGAGCTGGCCGGGGTGATGAACCGGCGGTTCGCGGCGGCCGAGCCCGGACACGTCGCGGAACTGCGCAGCGCCCTGGAGGCGTCCGCCGCCCGGCTCGCCGCGCGCCGCCGCACGGAGCAGGACCTGCGGCAGCTCGACGCGCTGCTGGAGCGGCGCGAGGCGGCCTGGCGGTCGGGGGCGGCCGAGTCCTTCGTGGAGGCGGACGCGACCTTGCACATGGCGATCGTGGCCGCCTCGCACAACGAGGTGCTGGCCGAGATCTACGCCGATCTCGGCGGCGTGCTGCGCGACTTCCTGCGGGCCGACGTCGGCGAGGAGCTGCGGCCCGAGGCGCACATGGACCACTCCCGCCTGGTGGAGGCGATCCGCGCGGGCGACGGCGACCGGGCGGCGGCCGAGGCGGGCGCCCACCCCTTCGGCTGCCGGCCGGGCCTCGCCGAACCCGTCTGA
- a CDS encoding metallopeptidase TldD-related protein codes for MSPRSSRSTAPHEIVERALELSRADGCAVIADEHSTANLRWAGNALTTNGVTRGRTLTVVATVNGAEGTASGVVSRSAVTKDDLEPLVRAAEAAARGAGPAEDAQPLVGGGKASADFTDAPAETSSDVFAAFAPALGESFRAARSGGRELYGFAHHGVVSSYLGTSTGLRLRHDQPTGTLELNAKAPGTDGTVPRSAWTGRATRDFTDVDPRELDAELGRRLGWAERRVELPAGRYETLLPPTAVADLLIYQLWSSGARDAAEGRTVFSRPADGDGGDAGRPGAGTRLGERLSALPLTLRSDPRAPGLECAPFVLAHSSGDDASVFDNGLPLTATDWVREGVLNRLLTTRHTAGLTGLPVAPGIDNLLLEGGGSRSLEEMVADAGHDGPALLLTCLWYIREVDPATLLLTGLTRDGVYLVENGEVTGEVNNFRFNESPVDLLSRAAEAGRTERTLPREWSDYFTRAAMPPLRIPDFNMSSVSRGV; via the coding sequence ATGAGCCCGCGCAGTTCCCGCAGCACCGCACCGCACGAGATCGTCGAGCGGGCCCTGGAGCTGTCCCGCGCCGACGGCTGCGCGGTCATCGCCGACGAGCACTCCACCGCCAACCTGCGCTGGGCGGGCAACGCCCTCACCACCAACGGCGTCACCCGCGGCCGGACCCTGACGGTGGTGGCGACCGTGAACGGCGCGGAGGGCACCGCCTCCGGCGTGGTCTCGCGCTCGGCGGTGACCAAGGACGACCTGGAGCCGCTGGTACGGGCCGCCGAGGCGGCCGCGCGGGGCGCGGGACCCGCCGAGGACGCCCAGCCGCTGGTCGGCGGCGGGAAGGCGTCCGCCGACTTCACCGACGCGCCCGCGGAGACCTCCTCCGACGTCTTCGCCGCCTTCGCCCCGGCCCTCGGCGAGTCCTTCCGCGCCGCCCGCTCCGGCGGCCGCGAGCTGTACGGCTTCGCCCACCACGGCGTCGTCTCGTCGTACCTGGGCACCTCGACCGGGCTGCGGCTGCGGCACGACCAGCCCACCGGGACCCTGGAGCTGAACGCCAAGGCCCCGGGCACCGACGGCACCGTCCCCCGCTCGGCCTGGACCGGCCGCGCCACCCGCGACTTCACCGACGTCGACCCGCGGGAGCTGGACGCCGAGCTGGGCCGGCGGCTGGGCTGGGCCGAGCGGCGGGTCGAGCTGCCGGCGGGGCGCTACGAGACGCTGCTGCCGCCCACCGCCGTCGCCGACCTGCTGATCTACCAGCTGTGGTCATCCGGCGCCCGGGACGCCGCCGAGGGCCGTACGGTCTTCTCCAGGCCGGCCGACGGTGACGGCGGTGACGCCGGCCGCCCCGGCGCCGGCACCCGGCTGGGCGAGCGGCTGAGCGCACTGCCGCTGACGCTGCGCAGCGACCCGCGGGCGCCCGGTCTGGAGTGCGCGCCGTTCGTGCTCGCGCACTCCTCCGGGGACGACGCGTCGGTCTTCGACAACGGGCTGCCGCTGACGGCCACCGACTGGGTGCGCGAGGGCGTGCTCAACCGGCTGCTGACCACCCGGCACACCGCCGGGCTGACCGGCCTGCCGGTGGCGCCCGGAATCGACAACCTCCTTCTGGAGGGCGGCGGTTCCCGCTCGCTGGAGGAGATGGTGGCGGACGCCGGGCACGACGGCCCCGCGCTGCTGCTGACCTGCCTGTGGTACATCCGCGAGGTCGACCCGGCGACGCTGCTGCTGACCGGGCTGACCCGGGACGGCGTCTATCTGGTCGAGAACGGCGAGGTGACCGGCGAGGTCAACAACTTCCGGTTCAACGAGTCGCCGGTGGACCTGCTGTCCCGGGCGGCCGAGGCGGGCCGTACGGAGCGGACCCTGCCGCGCGAGTGGAGCGACTACTTCACCCGGGCCGCGATGCCGCCGCTACGGATCCCGGACTTCAACATGAGCTCGGTCAGCCGGGGCGTGTGA
- a CDS encoding SixA phosphatase family protein: MSADTPRRIVLLRHAKAEWSETSDHERPLAERGRRDAPVAGRWLAGTGIVPDLTLCSTSLRTRETWKLAVHELPQRPRTVYEERIYEASLGELIALLNETPDDVSDLMLIGHNPGVHALADALSGEAEADLLPRMNRSGFPTSALAVVAFNGSWKAVEHGVGRLIAYWTPQG; the protein is encoded by the coding sequence ATGAGCGCCGATACACCCCGCCGGATTGTCCTCCTCCGACACGCCAAGGCCGAATGGTCGGAGACCAGCGACCATGAGCGCCCGCTCGCCGAGCGCGGCCGCAGAGACGCTCCCGTCGCCGGTCGCTGGCTGGCCGGCACCGGAATCGTCCCCGACCTGACCCTGTGCTCGACGTCCCTGCGCACCCGCGAGACCTGGAAGCTCGCCGTCCACGAGCTCCCGCAGCGACCCAGGACCGTCTACGAGGAGCGGATCTACGAAGCCTCCCTCGGCGAGCTCATCGCGCTGCTGAACGAGACCCCCGACGACGTCAGCGACCTGATGCTGATCGGTCACAACCCGGGCGTGCACGCCCTCGCGGACGCCCTGTCCGGCGAGGCCGAGGCCGACCTGCTGCCGCGGATGAACCGCAGCGGCTTCCCGACCTCCGCACTGGCCGTGGTCGCGTTCAACGGTTCGTGGAAGGCGGTCGAGCACGGCGTCGGCCGGCTGATCGCGTACTGGACGCCCCAGGGCTGA
- a CDS encoding helix-turn-helix domain-containing protein — translation MSGEKSAPGGAQGAPDPRRMFAEECRSARELHPSRPLTQSQLAKMARTSKSTISRVETCSGPIPVDLPALLDEVFATDGKFKRLYEEAVAQSFPTLYRRRMSLERSAVVIREWSPTIVPGLFQTPDYARAVFTGGAPRASGDEVSAFVTNRSARRAILNRDSAPDVRVVLCESVIRRCLCPPEVMHRQLGALLKDGERPTVRIQILPFDAPAHLLADWPVTLLTSPSYATTVCVENYRTVGIVDDPDSVRTALRAYDELTSDALSARDSARLIAQQMETLS, via the coding sequence ATGAGTGGAGAAAAGAGCGCGCCGGGGGGCGCACAGGGCGCACCCGACCCGCGCCGGATGTTCGCCGAAGAGTGTCGGAGCGCACGGGAGTTGCACCCCAGCCGGCCGCTGACCCAGAGCCAGTTGGCCAAGATGGCTCGTACGTCAAAAAGCACGATCAGCCGTGTGGAGACGTGCTCGGGCCCGATCCCGGTGGACCTTCCGGCCCTGCTGGATGAGGTATTTGCGACGGACGGGAAGTTCAAGCGCCTCTACGAAGAGGCCGTGGCCCAGTCGTTCCCCACCTTGTACCGGCGTCGCATGTCGTTGGAGCGGTCTGCGGTCGTGATCCGTGAGTGGTCGCCAACCATCGTCCCGGGTCTCTTCCAGACGCCTGACTACGCACGGGCGGTGTTCACTGGCGGCGCACCGCGGGCTAGTGGTGACGAGGTGTCGGCATTCGTTACGAACCGAAGCGCCCGGCGAGCCATACTCAACCGGGACTCGGCTCCGGATGTTCGTGTGGTGCTGTGCGAGTCGGTCATCCGGCGCTGTTTGTGTCCTCCGGAGGTCATGCACCGGCAGCTTGGAGCCCTGCTCAAGGATGGGGAGCGGCCAACCGTCCGCATCCAGATCCTTCCGTTCGACGCTCCGGCGCATCTCCTCGCCGACTGGCCCGTAACTCTGCTGACCTCGCCAAGCTATGCGACTACCGTCTGTGTTGAGAACTACCGAACGGTCGGGATCGTCGATGATCCCGACAGCGTTCGGACAGCGCTTCGTGCCTACGATGAGCTCACAAGCGACGCCCTTTCGGCACGGGACAGCGCGCGCCTGATCGCTCAGCAGATGGAGACACTGTCATGA
- the serB gene encoding phosphoserine phosphatase SerB, protein MSASQIPPATAVPGDDVPTLLVKIFGKDRPGITAGLFDTLAAYSVDVVDIEQVVTRGRITLCALVTTPSPGQGTTGSSEGDLRATVHSWAESLNLQAEIISGRGDNRPRGTGRSHVTVLGHPLTAESAAAIAAAITASGGNIDRIFRLAKYPVTAVEFAVSGAATEALRTVLAPEAARLGVDVAVVAAGLQRRAQRLVVMDVDSTLIQDEVIELFAAHAGCEAEVAEVTAAAMRGELDFEQSLHARVELLGGLDESVVEAVRKEVRLTPGARTLVRTLKRLGYQVGVVSGGFTQVTDALKEELGLDFASANTLEIVDGKLTGRVTGDIVDRAGKARLLREFAGQAGVPLDQTVAIGDGANDLDMLNTAGLGVAFNAKPVVREAAHTAVNVPFLDTVLYLLGITREEVEAADTHAG, encoded by the coding sequence ATGAGCGCATCGCAGATCCCGCCTGCCACCGCCGTACCGGGCGATGACGTACCGACCCTTCTCGTGAAGATCTTCGGGAAGGACCGGCCCGGCATCACCGCAGGTCTCTTCGACACCCTCGCCGCCTACTCCGTCGATGTCGTGGACATCGAACAGGTCGTGACCCGGGGACGCATCACCCTGTGCGCGCTGGTCACCACCCCCTCCCCCGGCCAGGGCACCACCGGCTCCTCCGAGGGTGACCTGCGGGCGACCGTGCACAGCTGGGCCGAGTCGCTGAACCTCCAGGCGGAGATCATCTCCGGCCGCGGCGACAACCGTCCGCGCGGCACCGGGCGTTCGCACGTCACCGTGCTCGGGCACCCGCTCACCGCGGAGTCGGCCGCCGCCATCGCCGCCGCCATAACGGCCTCCGGCGGCAACATCGACCGTATTTTCCGGCTCGCCAAGTATCCGGTGACCGCCGTCGAGTTCGCGGTGTCCGGCGCCGCGACCGAGGCGCTGCGCACCGTCCTGGCCCCGGAGGCGGCACGCCTGGGGGTGGACGTCGCGGTGGTCGCGGCCGGGCTGCAGCGCCGGGCGCAGCGGCTGGTCGTGATGGACGTCGACTCGACCCTGATCCAGGACGAGGTCATCGAGCTGTTCGCGGCGCACGCCGGCTGTGAGGCGGAGGTCGCCGAGGTGACCGCCGCCGCGATGCGCGGTGAGCTGGACTTCGAGCAGTCGCTGCACGCCCGGGTCGAGCTGCTCGGCGGTCTCGACGAGTCGGTGGTGGAGGCCGTGCGCAAGGAGGTACGGCTGACGCCCGGTGCCCGCACGCTGGTGCGCACCCTCAAGCGGCTCGGCTACCAAGTCGGCGTCGTATCGGGCGGTTTCACCCAGGTCACCGATGCGCTCAAGGAGGAGCTGGGGCTGGACTTCGCCTCCGCCAACACCCTGGAGATCGTCGACGGCAAGCTCACCGGCCGGGTCACCGGGGACATCGTGGACCGGGCCGGCAAGGCGCGGCTGCTGCGGGAGTTCGCGGGGCAGGCCGGGGTGCCGCTGGACCAGACCGTCGCCATCGGTGACGGCGCCAACGACCTGGACATGCTCAACACGGCCGGCCTCGGGGTGGCCTTCAACGCCAAGCCGGTGGTGCGGGAGGCGGCGCACACCGCGGTGAACGTGCCGTTCCTGGACACCGTGCTGTACCTGCTGGGCATCACCCGGGAAGAGGTCGAGGCGGCGGACACCCACGCCGGGTGA
- a CDS encoding SGM_5486 family transporter-associated protein produces MPVLEPNPQNSQKKLLLMLGLMLGVTVVVAIVASIAAP; encoded by the coding sequence ATGCCAGTGCTCGAACCGAATCCCCAGAACAGCCAGAAGAAGCTGCTCCTCATGCTGGGCCTCATGCTCGGTGTGACCGTCGTCGTCGCGATCGTGGCCAGTATCGCGGCGCCGTGA
- the fabG gene encoding 3-oxoacyl-[acyl-carrier-protein] reductase, with the protein MSRSVLVTGGNRGIGLAIARAFAEAGDKVAITYRSGEPPAGFLAVKCDITDSEQVEQAYKEIEEKQGPVEVLVANAGVTRDQLLMRMSEEDFTSVLETNLTGTFRVVKRANRAMLRARKGRVVLISSVVGLMGAAGQANYAASKAGLVGFARSLARELGSRNITVNVVAPGFVDTDMTRVLSDEQRDSIVKQVPLARYAQPEEIASSVRFLASDEAAYITGAVIPVDGGLGMGH; encoded by the coding sequence TTGAGCCGCTCGGTTCTGGTCACCGGAGGTAACCGCGGCATCGGCCTCGCCATTGCCCGTGCCTTCGCCGAGGCAGGCGACAAGGTCGCCATCACCTACCGCTCGGGCGAGCCCCCCGCGGGATTTTTGGCCGTGAAGTGCGACATCACGGACAGCGAGCAGGTCGAGCAGGCGTACAAGGAGATCGAGGAGAAGCAGGGTCCGGTCGAGGTGCTGGTGGCCAACGCCGGCGTCACCCGTGACCAGCTGCTGATGCGGATGTCCGAGGAGGACTTCACCTCGGTCCTGGAGACCAACCTCACCGGCACGTTCCGGGTGGTCAAGCGGGCCAACCGGGCGATGCTGCGGGCGCGCAAGGGCCGCGTCGTGCTGATCTCGTCCGTGGTGGGCCTGATGGGCGCCGCGGGCCAGGCGAACTACGCCGCCTCCAAGGCCGGTCTGGTGGGCTTCGCCCGCTCCCTCGCCCGCGAGCTGGGCAGCCGCAACATCACCGTCAACGTCGTCGCGCCCGGCTTCGTCGACACCGACATGACCCGGGTGCTCAGCGACGAGCAGCGGGACAGCATCGTCAAGCAGGTGCCGCTCGCGCGGTATGCGCAGCCCGAGGAGATCGCCTCCTCGGTCCGCTTCCTGGCCTCCGACGAGGCCGCGTACATCACCGGAGCCGTCATTCCCGTCGACGGCGGATTGGGCATGGGTCACTGA
- the fabI gene encoding enoyl-ACP reductase FabI, with protein MSGILAGKRILVTGVLTESSIAFQAAKVAQNEGAEVILTGFGRLSLVERIAKRLPKEAPVIELDVTNQEHLDGLADKIREHQGEGARIDGIVHSIAFGPQGAFNFLEASWEDVGTAVQVSAYSYKSLTMACLPLMEHGGAVVGLTFDAQIAWPKYDWMGVAKAALESTNRYLARDLGPKGIRCNLVSAGPIKSMAAKSIPGFEELADVWNHRAPIGWDLADPEPAGRGVVGMLSDFFPRTTGEIVHVDGGVHMMGA; from the coding sequence ATGAGTGGAATCCTTGCAGGCAAGCGCATCCTCGTCACGGGTGTCCTGACCGAGTCCTCGATCGCCTTCCAGGCGGCCAAGGTCGCCCAGAACGAGGGCGCCGAGGTCATCCTCACCGGCTTCGGCCGGCTCTCCCTCGTCGAGCGGATCGCCAAGCGGCTCCCCAAGGAAGCCCCGGTCATCGAGCTGGACGTCACCAACCAGGAGCACCTGGACGGGCTCGCGGACAAGATCCGGGAGCACCAGGGCGAGGGCGCCCGCATCGACGGCATCGTGCACTCCATCGCCTTCGGCCCGCAGGGCGCCTTCAACTTCCTGGAGGCGAGCTGGGAGGACGTCGGCACCGCGGTGCAGGTCTCGGCGTACTCCTACAAGTCGCTGACGATGGCCTGCCTGCCGCTCATGGAGCACGGCGGCGCGGTCGTCGGGCTCACCTTCGACGCGCAGATCGCCTGGCCGAAGTACGACTGGATGGGCGTGGCCAAGGCGGCGCTGGAGAGCACCAACCGCTACCTGGCGCGCGACCTGGGCCCGAAGGGCATCCGCTGCAACCTGGTCTCGGCCGGCCCGATCAAGTCGATGGCCGCCAAGTCCATCCCCGGCTTCGAGGAGCTGGCGGACGTGTGGAACCACCGCGCCCCGATCGGCTGGGACCTGGCCGACCCGGAGCCGGCCGGCCGCGGCGTCGTCGGCATGCTGTCCGACTTCTTCCCCCGGACGACCGGTGAGATCGTGCACGTCGACGGTGGCGTGCACATGATGGGCGCCTGA
- a CDS encoding DUF397 domain-containing protein, with protein sequence MKIDPTQWIKSSYSSAEGGNCLEWAPRAAAGVVPVRDSKNPEGPTLCFSSDAWAAFVDAINDGPRL encoded by the coding sequence ATGAAGATCGATCCCACCCAGTGGATCAAGTCGAGTTACAGCAGCGCAGAGGGAGGGAACTGCCTGGAGTGGGCGCCTCGTGCGGCAGCTGGCGTCGTCCCCGTGCGGGACTCCAAGAACCCTGAAGGCCCCACGCTGTGCTTCTCGTCGGACGCTTGGGCGGCCTTTGTCGACGCAATCAACGACGGTCCTCGCCTCTGA
- a CDS encoding CynX/NimT family MFS transporter → MADDDLATLGPAAGPRTDPAAPDPGAPQRPATGPLGGWLPRIVMAGLVLAALNLRPAITSLGALLEEVRDGLGMSGTLAGLLTSVPPLCFAVFGFAAPRLARRRGPGAVVCAGMAAVAVGVAVRPYAGGTGGFLAGSALALAGIAVSNVLMPVVIKSWFPDRVGPMTGLYSMALALGTSLAAALTVPMTRALGGSWRTGLAVWAALAVVAVLPWLAVAGRRRGTAGPAADESARPAEPPVRIASSPTAWALAVFFGLQATAAYITMGWMPQIFRDAGVSAGTAGVLLAVTMAMGVPLSFVLPRLASRMRHQGPLAVLLGLCGLAGYAGLWLAPAAGAWAWALLMGISNCAFPLALTMIGMRSTSSAGVVKLSAFAQSVGYLISIPGPLLVGTLYQHSGGWGLPIALMAGLMVPQIAVGVLAGRDRRIEDET, encoded by the coding sequence ATGGCAGACGACGACCTCGCGACCCTCGGCCCCGCCGCCGGGCCCCGTACCGACCCCGCCGCACCGGACCCCGGCGCACCGCAGCGGCCGGCCACCGGTCCGCTCGGCGGCTGGCTGCCGCGGATCGTGATGGCCGGTCTCGTCCTGGCGGCGCTCAACCTCCGCCCCGCCATCACCAGCCTCGGCGCGCTCCTGGAGGAGGTCCGCGACGGCCTCGGCATGAGCGGCACCCTCGCCGGGCTGCTCACCTCCGTACCGCCGCTGTGCTTCGCCGTCTTCGGCTTCGCGGCGCCCCGGCTGGCCCGGCGCCGGGGGCCCGGCGCGGTGGTCTGCGCCGGGATGGCCGCGGTCGCGGTGGGCGTCGCGGTGCGCCCGTACGCGGGCGGCACCGGCGGCTTCCTCGCCGGCAGCGCGCTCGCCCTGGCCGGCATCGCGGTCAGCAATGTGCTGATGCCGGTCGTGATCAAGAGCTGGTTCCCCGACCGGGTGGGCCCGATGACCGGGCTCTACTCGATGGCGCTGGCCCTGGGCACCTCGCTGGCCGCCGCGCTCACCGTCCCCATGACCCGTGCGCTGGGCGGCAGTTGGCGGACCGGCCTGGCGGTGTGGGCGGCGCTCGCCGTGGTCGCCGTACTGCCCTGGCTCGCCGTGGCGGGCCGGCGCCGCGGCACCGCAGGTCCGGCCGCGGACGAGTCGGCGCGCCCCGCGGAGCCCCCGGTGCGGATCGCCTCCTCGCCCACCGCCTGGGCGCTGGCCGTCTTCTTCGGACTGCAGGCCACCGCCGCGTACATCACCATGGGCTGGATGCCGCAGATCTTCCGCGACGCCGGGGTCTCGGCCGGTACGGCGGGCGTGCTGCTCGCCGTCACCATGGCGATGGGCGTCCCGCTCTCCTTCGTGCTGCCCCGGCTCGCGTCCCGGATGCGGCACCAGGGTCCGCTCGCGGTGCTGCTCGGCCTGTGCGGCCTGGCCGGTTACGCCGGGCTGTGGCTGGCGCCGGCCGCCGGCGCCTGGGCCTGGGCGCTGCTGATGGGGATCTCGAACTGTGCCTTCCCGCTGGCCCTGACCATGATCGGGATGCGTTCGACCAGCTCCGCCGGCGTCGTCAAGCTCTCCGCCTTCGCGCAGAGCGTCGGCTATCTGATCTCCATCCCCGGGCCGCTGCTCGTGGGCACGCTCTACCAGCACAGCGGCGGCTGGGGGCTGCCGATCGCCCTGATGGCCGGGCTGATGGTGCCGCAGATCGCGGTGGGGGTGCTGGCCGGTCGGGACCGCCGCATCGAGGACGAGACCTGA
- a CDS encoding TldD/PmbA family protein — protein sequence MPAAPHALDETFLALPLHALADAALARARALGATHADFRLERNRSASWRLRDARTAGTSDTTDLGYAVRVVHDGAWGFASGVDLTMDAAARVAAQAVAMAKLSAKVIRAAGADERIELADEPAHPDRTWVSAYEINPFDVPDADKTALLAEWSARLLGADGVAHADASLLTVQENKFYADTAGTTTTQQRVRLHPQLTAVAVDPAGGDFDSMRTLAPPAGRGWEYLTGDHWDWDGELARLPEYLAEKMHAPGVEPGAYDLVVDPSNLWLTIHESVGHATELDRALGYEAAYAGTSFATFDRLGELAYGSALMNVTGDRTAEHGLATIGYDDEGVAAQSWDLIKDGTLVGYQLDRRTARLTGFDRSNGCAYADSPAHVPVQRMANVSLRPAPDGPSTEELIAGVERGIYVVGDRSWSIDMQRYNFQFTGQRFFRIENGRLAGQLRDVAYQASTTDFWGSMSAVGGPDTYVLGGAFNCGKAQPGQVAAVSHGCPSALFEGVNILNTTQEAGRA from the coding sequence TTGCCTGCTGCACCCCATGCCCTTGACGAAACGTTCCTGGCGTTGCCGCTGCACGCGCTGGCCGACGCCGCGCTGGCCCGGGCCCGCGCGCTGGGCGCCACGCACGCGGACTTCCGCCTGGAACGGAACCGCAGCGCCTCCTGGCGGCTGCGGGACGCACGGACCGCCGGGACCTCGGACACCACCGACCTCGGCTACGCGGTGCGGGTGGTGCACGACGGCGCCTGGGGCTTCGCGTCCGGCGTTGACCTGACCATGGACGCCGCGGCGCGGGTGGCCGCGCAGGCGGTGGCGATGGCGAAACTGTCGGCGAAGGTCATCCGGGCGGCCGGCGCCGACGAACGCATCGAGCTGGCCGACGAGCCCGCCCACCCCGACCGGACCTGGGTCTCCGCGTACGAGATCAACCCGTTCGACGTACCGGACGCCGACAAGACCGCGCTGCTGGCCGAGTGGAGCGCGCGGCTGCTGGGCGCCGACGGCGTGGCCCACGCGGACGCCTCGCTGCTGACCGTCCAGGAGAACAAGTTCTACGCGGACACCGCGGGCACCACCACCACCCAGCAGCGCGTCCGGCTGCATCCGCAGCTGACCGCGGTCGCGGTGGACCCGGCCGGCGGCGACTTCGACTCGATGCGCACCCTCGCCCCGCCGGCCGGGCGCGGCTGGGAGTACCTGACCGGGGACCACTGGGACTGGGACGGCGAACTGGCCCGCCTGCCCGAGTACCTCGCCGAGAAGATGCACGCCCCCGGCGTCGAGCCCGGCGCGTACGACCTGGTGGTGGATCCCTCCAACCTGTGGCTGACGATCCACGAGTCGGTCGGGCACGCCACCGAGCTGGACCGGGCGCTGGGCTACGAGGCGGCATACGCGGGGACCTCGTTCGCCACCTTCGACCGGCTCGGCGAGCTGGCGTACGGCTCGGCGCTCATGAACGTGACCGGCGACCGGACCGCCGAGCACGGCCTCGCCACGATCGGCTACGACGACGAGGGGGTGGCCGCGCAGTCCTGGGACCTGATCAAGGACGGCACCCTGGTCGGCTACCAACTCGACCGCAGGACCGCGAGGTTGACCGGCTTCGACCGCTCCAACGGCTGCGCGTACGCCGACTCGCCGGCCCATGTGCCGGTCCAGCGGATGGCGAACGTCTCCCTGCGGCCGGCCCCGGACGGGCCGTCCACCGAGGAGCTGATCGCGGGCGTGGAGCGGGGCATCTACGTCGTCGGCGACCGCTCGTGGTCGATCGACATGCAGCGGTACAACTTCCAGTTCACCGGCCAGCGGTTCTTCCGGATCGAGAACGGGCGGCTGGCCGGGCAGCTGCGCGATGTCGCCTACCAGGCGAGCACCACCGACTTCTGGGGCTCGATGAGCGCGGTCGGCGGCCCCGACACCTATGTGCTGGGCGGCGCCTTCAACTGCGGCAAGGCCCAGCCGGGGCAGGTCGCGGCCGTCTCGCACGGCTGCCCCTCGGCCCTGTTCGAGGGCGTGAACATCTTGAACACGACTCAGGAGGCCGGTCGCGCCTGA